The Deltaproteobacteria bacterium sequence CGAAATGGATAAAAATCTTTCTCGCCATTTTGGCATTCTCCAAGTAGATGAAGAGTTTCGCATTGTAGGATTTGAGGAAAAGCCAGAAATCCCCAAAACCATTCCGGGTTATCCCGACCTGATTCTTGCCAACATGGGGGTTTATGTTTTTAATACAGAAATTCTCGTACGCCGGGTCATTGAAGACGCCAAGAATCCTGACTCGCAGCATGATTTTGGAAAAAATGTCATCCCGGCGATGGTCCCTCAAGACCGGGTCTACGCCTACAGCTTCCGGGATGAAAACAAAAAAATTGCCAAATACTGGAGGGACATCGGAACGCTGGATGCCTATTATGAAGCCAGCATGGACCTGGTGGCCATCGACCCTATATTCAACCTTTACGACCAGGAATGGCCGATTCGTACTTACCACCCACCCATCCCCCCGGCGAAAACGGTATTCTTCGAAGAGTATGAAGGAGGCCGAATCGGAGGAGTTTACGATTCTCTCATCTCGGGCGATTGCATCATCAGCGGGGGAAAAGTAATTCGCTCTATTTTAGCCCCCAAGGTACGCGTCCACAGCCATTCCGAGGTTCGCGATTCCATCTTGATGGAGGGGGTCGATGTAGGTAGATACGCCCGGGTGAATCGGGCGATTGTAGATAAAGGCGTCCGGATCCCGGAGGGATACCCGATTGGGTTCAATCTGCAAGAGGATGCCAAGAAATTCACAGTCACTGAATCGGGCATCGTGGTCATCCCCAAAGGTGCCATCCTGGGATAATATTAAGACGCAGAGCGCACAGTTTTCTTCATATTTTTTACTTGTCTCACCTTTCTCGCTTTCCTCGCCTTTCCCGCCAGTGTTTCGTGAACAACTTTTTCTTTAAAATAATACTTTTTGGGCGTATAATTTTCCTCTATGGGCTGGGGGGATAAAATTCGGGAGATGGACAGGAACAAGGTCTTCGACAAGCTCGAAGGTCTCCGGGGTGCTTTAATTCGCATATTCCTCATCATCCTCGGCCTTTCGGTCGTTTCCTATTTTTTCTGGAAGGAAGCCCTGTTCTTGCTGCAGAAACCCCTGGGCCTGCCGTTGATTATGTACGCCCTTCCAGAGGCTTTTCTTACTTCCCTCCGCCTGGCCTTTTTTATGGGTATTTTTCTGGCAGCCCCCTTCATTTTCCAAGGCCTATGGGGAGCCTTCTCCCCCCTCTTTTCTTTCAATTCCCGAACTTATTCTTTGGCCATCGTACTGTCCGCCACGACCCTCTTTTTTTCCGGGGCATTTTTTTGCTATTTTTTTGTCTTGCCCGTAGGGATTAATTTCCTGGTAACCTATGGCAGCGAAAATCTCCAACCCATGATCGGGCTGTCTAAGTACATGACGTTTGCTATTGGCTTGATCTTAGCCTTTGGATTGGTCTTCGAGCTCCCCCTGATTATGCTCATCCTTGGGAAGGTGGGACTGATTAACTATCAGGTGCTGGCTAAAAATCGAAAGTACGCCTTGTTAATTAACTCCATTCTTTCAGCGATCCTGACTCCTACGCCGGATGCCTATAGCATGCTTCTGATGATGGCCCCCATTCAAATCCTTTATGAGCTATCCATCTGGCTGGTCAAGATTTTTGGAAAGAAAAAAGTCTTGGAACCCGAGGTTTCTTGAAAGGTTTGCTCATGAAAGAAGCCATGCTTTACCAGAAAATGCCCGAGCAGAAAGTCCATTGCCACCTCTGTAACCACTATTGCCAAATCGCAGATGGCCACCGCGGAATTTGTGGCGTGCGGGAGAATCGAGGGGGAACCCTTTACACCTTAGTTTATTGCCAGCTGATCTCCCGCAATGTGGACCCGATCGAAAAGAAACCCATGTTTCACTTTGCCCCCGGGACAAGATCTTTCTCCATCGCCACCGTGGGTTGTAACTTTCGTTGCGACTTCTGCCAGAACTATGAAATTTCCCAGATGCCCAGGGACCAGAAGCGAATTATGGGGGAAAAAATAAGCCCGGAAGAAATTGTGGCTTTGGCGAAAAAAACGGGCTGCCGGACCATTGCTTATACCTACACCGAGCCGACTATTTATTTCGAATATGCTTATGACATTGCCCAGCTCGCCACTCGGGAGGGCTTGAAGAACATTTTTGTAACCAACGGTTACATGACCGAAGAGGCTTTACGGACGATTCACCCCCACCTCCATGGAGCCAATGTAGATTTGAAATCTTTCCAGGAAGAGTTCTATCAGAAGCGTTGCGGCGCCAAACTCCAAGGGGTTCTCCATTCCCTGAAGGTGATGAAAACTTTGGGGGTCTGGGTAGAGATCACCACCCTTATTATTCCCGGTCTCAACGACACGGAAGAAGAACTGCAGAACATCGCCCGTTTCATTTTCTCTTTAGGTAAAGAAACCCCCTGGCACATCAGCCGCTTTCACCCCGTGTATAAGATGCTCGACCGCTCACCGACCTCCATGCGAATTCTTGAACGTGCCCGAACAATCGGGCTGGAGAGTGGATTGCGTTATGTTTATACGGGAAACGTTCCAGGGGATATAGGGGAAGATACTTTCTGTTACCATTGCGGTAAGCTCCTGGTGGACCGCTTGGGATTTCAGATCCTCAAATACCGGGTGCAAGGAAACAAATGTTATAGCTGTGGCTCGACGATCGATGGAGTGGATCTGGAAAAGGGTTCCAGCGGCCAAGGGTCCTAGGGTTCAAGTCCTCGAACCCTTTTGGACCGGGAATCCATCTTGATCAATATGAGTTTTTAAGATACCATACTGACGAATAAAACCAAGAGAGGTGGGCAATGATGTACGACGTCGTCACTTTCGGCGAAGCCATGCTGCGCCTGTCGCCGCCGCACTTCGGGCGCCTGGAGCAAACCCATTCTTTGGATGTGGAGATCGGTGGTAGCGAGTTGAACGTGGCCGTGGGACTGTCCAGGCTGGGAATGCCGGCGGCCTGGATTTCCAAACTTCCCAACAATGCCTTGGGAAAGATGGTGCGCAACCGGGCTCGGGAGCTGGGAGTAGATACCTCCCAGGTGACCTTTAGCGATAAAGGTCGGCAGGGCCTCTATTTCGTGGAATACGGTGCGGCCCCACGGGCTAGCTCCGTACTTTACGACCGGGGAAATTCGGCTATCAGCCTGATCCAGCCCGGCGAGGTGGACTGGAAAAGAATTCTTTCCAAAGCCAAGCTCTTCCATGTCAGCGGCATCACGCCTGCACTTAGCGCATCCGCTGCCGAAACCACGGCGGTCGCCATGAAAGCGGCCAAGGAGGCGGGATGCCTGGTGAGTTATGACCTCAATTACCGCAAGAAACTCTGGTCGCCCGCTGAAGCCAAAAGTTGCCAGGCGCCTTTGATGAAGCTGGTGGACATCCTTACCACTACGGAAGAGGACACCGGGGTTGTTTTCGGAATCCGGGAGGATAGCTATCAGAAAGTTGCGGAAAGCCTGGCCAGTGCTTTTGGGATCAAGGCTGTCGCCATTACTCTCCGGGAAGATCTTTCGGTGTGGAAAAACAACTGGACGGCCATCGCCTACGCCGACGGAAAAATTTATTCGGACCGCACTTACACCGTTGAGATCGTAGACCGTGTCGGGGCTGGAGACTCCTTTACCGCCGGCTTCATCTATGGCTATCTCACAGGGAATGCGGAAAAAGGCGTTAAGTATGGTAACGCCCTGGCTGCCTTGAAACACACCATGCCAGGCGACTTCAATTGGTCCACCCTGGATGAAGTCGAAGCCCAGATCAAAGGAGCAGGGTTGAGAATATCCAGATAAAAAATGCGGAATGCGGAGTTCGGAGTGCGGAATTTTTTCCATTCCGCATTCGGCATTCCGCAATCCGCATTCCAAGGGGGTTTTATGAAAGAAGTTCTGGCGAAAATTATAGAAGAAGGGGTCGTTCCGGTTATCCGAGTCTCTTCGGCTGCGGAAGCTTTTGAGGTAGCCAAGGCCATCAAAGAAGGGGGTATTACGGTTATTGAGGTGACCATGACCGTTCCTGGGGCCATGGATGTGATCAAAGAAGTCAGTCAGAAATTTGGCCAGGAAGTCTTGTTGGGGGCCGGCACAATCCTCGACCCGGAAACCGCGCGGATGGCGTTCCTCAACGGCGCCAGGTTTTTAGTGACGCCGACTCTGAATTTGGATGTAATCAGGATGTCCAACCGTTACAGTGCTGTCGTAATCCCCGGCGCCTTGACCCCCACGGAGATCCTTACGGCTTGGGAGGCTGGGGCAGATTTAGTCAAAGTTTTTCCCATCGCCCAGGTTGGAGGCCCTGCCTACATCCGGGCCATTCAAGGCCCACTGCCCCATATCCCCCTCGTCCCTACCGGCGGAGTAAATCTGCAGAATGCCGGGGAGTTTATCAAAGCGGGAGCTGCAGCCATTGCCGCCGGCGGGGAACTGGTGGATAAAAAGGCCGTGGCCGAGAAAAAATATTCCGTGATCGTGGAAAATGCCCAAAAGTTCCTGGCCGAGGTGAAAAAAGCTCGGGGCTTGGGGTGACAAGAAGAATTTCACTTTCCCCTCCTTTCCTCCTCTGGTTTCCGAAAGATTTTTCTTGACACAGGTAGCATTTTTTTATACATACCCAGTATTGATAAATATCCTATCCGCCCTCGAAAAAATTTAGCCGGCAGTCCGTCGAGTTCTGCAAGAATAAATCCACAAAAGGAGGTAAGAAATATGGAAAAGAATCGGTGGAAGCTGTATGTCTTCATCCTCATCATGGCAATGTCTTTCATCTATGTTCCGTTCCTATCGGCCATCGAGAAGCCCAAAAATTACCCGGAACGGGCGATTGAATTCGTGGTGGGATATGGCGCCGGAGGAGGGAGCGACCTTTTAGCCCGGGCCATCACAGCAGAAGCCAAAAAGATTTTGAAGGTTTCCCTCCCCATTATCAACAAACCCGGGGCAGGTGGCGTTGTGGCTCTGGAATACATCCAAAATCAGCCGGCGGACGGTTATACGGTATGGGCGGGTTCTACTACAGTTCTATTAACGGGGGGGCTGGTAGGAATGACCAAATACCAATACACCGACTTTTCCCCGGTTATACGTGCTCAGCACGATGTCATGCTGATGGTGGTTCCTTCCGGAAGCCGTTTTAAAAATATCCAGGATGTGATCACTGACGCCAAGACCCGCCCGGGCCAGCAGACCTGGGGGGTCGTGGGAACGGCCCAGGGGTACCAGGCCTATATTGCCGACAGCTTTGCCAGTATCGTCGGTATTACCCCTAAAATTGTTCCTTTCGATTCGGCGGGAAGGCAGCAGGCCTCCATTCTGGGGGGGCATATCGATGTAATGCTGGACGAACCGGCCACGGTCATCGGCCTGGCCGAGGGCAAAAAGGTCCGCCCCCTTCTCTCTTTCTCCAAAGACCGAATTCGTCCATTTCCCAACTTGCCCACCATCGGGGAGATGGGCGCTAGGGATTTTCCGGGAATTTACCGGGGAATCGTGGTCAAAAAGGGGACCCCGCCGGAAATTGTACGCTACCTGGCCGAGGTCTTCACCGCAGCCTATAAATCCCCGGGTTATCAAAAATACGAAGCCGAGAGTTTTCTCGATTTAAGAAAAGGGTTCATGGGGCCTGAAGAGTTTGAGGCCTTCTTCAAGGAAGATGCCGAAGAAGTGACGAAGTTCTTGAAACGCACGGGAGTCTACCAGATCAGAAAGTAACCAAACGCTTTTCTTCGTTAACATAAACTTCCGGAGGTCTGCAGCGAGGTTAGACATTTGGGTGCCCTCGGGGATGGAGGAATTGCCGATGAGTAATATTGTCTCGGCCCTGGTCATCATTGGGATTTCGCTCTTCTTTTATTACCTCACGACCCATTTCCCCATCGTAAAGGGATATCAGCAGATGGGCGATGCTTTCTGGCCCCAGCTGGTCCTTCTGGTATTGATAGGGCTATCCGCCATTCTCATTTTCCAGTTTCTGTTAAAAGGGAAGAAAAAAGGATCGATTAAGAAGGCTTCCCCGGAGGAAACCTTAGACCGGCCAGCGCTGCTCAAGACCATGGGGGTCATGCTTTTGTATGTCCTCTGTATCCCCTACCTGGGATTTTTAGTGTCCACTTTCCTGGCTTTGATCCTCTTTTCCTACCTGATGGGGGACCGGAAAAAGTCGAGGATGGTGTATTTCTCCCTGGGTATGACCATTGCCACCTATCTGGTGTTTGGCCTTTTGATTTACACCGCCATGCCCCGCGGGGTTTGGATTTTCAAGAGTTTGAGCAATTTGCTCTATTGATAGAGAAGAAAGGGATTGGAATCCATGCTGGATCTGTTTCTGTACGGGTTTCAAAACGTTCTTATGCCGGTGAACATCCTGGCCATGATGGTGGGGATGGTGATCGGGCTCTTGATCGGGATTCTTCCGGGCCTGGGCGGGACCATGGCCGTTGCCCTGATCATTCCCTTCACTTTCAACATGGAACCCATTACCGGAATCCTGATTCTAATCTCGCTTTACTGTACGTCTACCTATGCCGGCTCCATTACGGCCATCCTTTTCAAGATTCCAGGGGAAGCTCCCGCAATTATGACCATCCTGGATGGGCATGAGATGGCTAAAAGAGGCCAGGCCGGAAAAGCCCTGGGAATAGCCATCTTCGCTTCTACGCTGGGGGGAATTTTCAGCACGATTTGCCTGGCGGCTGTCTCCCTTCCCCTTTCCACCATCGCTCTGGAGTTCGGGGATGCGGAATACTTCGCCTTGGCGGTCATGGGACTCAGCGTATGTTCCGGGATCGGCGGGAAGTCGGTGCTCAAGAATGTCATCGGGGCGGCCATGGGTCTCTTCCTGGCCACCTTCGGGACTTCTCCCATCTCGGGTACGCACCGGTTCACTTTCGGGTACAGCGGCCTGCTCATGGGGATCACTTTCATCCCGGCAGTCATCGGTCTCTTTGCCATCAGCGAAGTTTTCGAGCAAGTGGAGAAAGGGTTGAAGGAGGGAAGGCGGGAAGGATACAAGAAACAGGAAAAAGTACGGATCGGGATGCCCTCCTGGGATGAGATCAAATACCTGAAATGGAATTTTCTGCGCTCGGCCCTGATCGGAACGATCATCGGTATCCTCCCGGGAGTGGGGGCGACTACGGCTGCCTTCTTCGGTTATAGCGAGGCCGTGCGCTGGTCCAAGCATCCGGAAAAGTTCGGGACCGGAATTATCGAGGGGATCGCCGCACCGGAGACGGCCAACAATGCGGCCACCGGCGGGGCCATGGTCCCCTTGCTCACCCTGGGGATTCCGGGGAGCTCGGTTACCGCAGTAATGATCGGCGCCTTCCTCATCCATGGACTTCGTCCCGGACCGATGATGATGATACAGCAGCCCAAGTTGGTCTATTCGATCTTTGCCGGGTACTTCTTTTCCAACCTGCTTATCATCCTGGCTGGGATCATCGGGATCAAATTCGTGATCAAGCTGATGGATTTCCCCTACCATAAAATCGGCCCCGCAATCCTGCTCTTTGCGGTCATCGGCTCCTACGCCATCAACAATTCCATGTCCGACGTTTACGTGACCCTGGCCTTCGGGTTCATCGGGTATGTCATGAAAAAGTACGGGTTCGGGCTGGCGCCCCTG is a genomic window containing:
- the glgC gene encoding glucose-1-phosphate adenylyltransferase, with the protein product MFERIVGMILAGGKGERLYPLTQDRAKPAVPFGGTYRIIDFTLSNCLNSGIRRVNLLTQYKSLSLNRHIMQGWNIFNPELDEYINLIPPQQRVGEDWYLGTADAIYQNIYVLQLDRPDLVLILSGDHIYKMNYMEMIAYHREHRADLTAGVIEMDKNLSRHFGILQVDEEFRIVGFEEKPEIPKTIPGYPDLILANMGVYVFNTEILVRRVIEDAKNPDSQHDFGKNVIPAMVPQDRVYAYSFRDENKKIAKYWRDIGTLDAYYEASMDLVAIDPIFNLYDQEWPIRTYHPPIPPAKTVFFEEYEGGRIGGVYDSLISGDCIISGGKVIRSILAPKVRVHSHSEVRDSILMEGVDVGRYARVNRAIVDKGVRIPEGYPIGFNLQEDAKKFTVTESGIVVIPKGAILG
- the tatC gene encoding twin-arginine translocase subunit TatC, with translation MDRNKVFDKLEGLRGALIRIFLIILGLSVVSYFFWKEALFLLQKPLGLPLIMYALPEAFLTSLRLAFFMGIFLAAPFIFQGLWGAFSPLFSFNSRTYSLAIVLSATTLFFSGAFFCYFFVLPVGINFLVTYGSENLQPMIGLSKYMTFAIGLILAFGLVFELPLIMLILGKVGLINYQVLAKNRKYALLINSILSAILTPTPDAYSMLLMMAPIQILYELSIWLVKIFGKKKVLEPEVS
- the amrS gene encoding AmmeMemoRadiSam system radical SAM enzyme, coding for MKEAMLYQKMPEQKVHCHLCNHYCQIADGHRGICGVRENRGGTLYTLVYCQLISRNVDPIEKKPMFHFAPGTRSFSIATVGCNFRCDFCQNYEISQMPRDQKRIMGEKISPEEIVALAKKTGCRTIAYTYTEPTIYFEYAYDIAQLATREGLKNIFVTNGYMTEEALRTIHPHLHGANVDLKSFQEEFYQKRCGAKLQGVLHSLKVMKTLGVWVEITTLIIPGLNDTEEELQNIARFIFSLGKETPWHISRFHPVYKMLDRSPTSMRILERARTIGLESGLRYVYTGNVPGDIGEDTFCYHCGKLLVDRLGFQILKYRVQGNKCYSCGSTIDGVDLEKGSSGQGS
- a CDS encoding sugar kinase, which produces MMYDVVTFGEAMLRLSPPHFGRLEQTHSLDVEIGGSELNVAVGLSRLGMPAAWISKLPNNALGKMVRNRARELGVDTSQVTFSDKGRQGLYFVEYGAAPRASSVLYDRGNSAISLIQPGEVDWKRILSKAKLFHVSGITPALSASAAETTAVAMKAAKEAGCLVSYDLNYRKKLWSPAEAKSCQAPLMKLVDILTTTEEDTGVVFGIREDSYQKVAESLASAFGIKAVAITLREDLSVWKNNWTAIAYADGKIYSDRTYTVEIVDRVGAGDSFTAGFIYGYLTGNAEKGVKYGNALAALKHTMPGDFNWSTLDEVEAQIKGAGLRISR
- the eda gene encoding bifunctional 4-hydroxy-2-oxoglutarate aldolase/2-dehydro-3-deoxy-phosphogluconate aldolase, whose product is MKEVLAKIIEEGVVPVIRVSSAAEAFEVAKAIKEGGITVIEVTMTVPGAMDVIKEVSQKFGQEVLLGAGTILDPETARMAFLNGARFLVTPTLNLDVIRMSNRYSAVVIPGALTPTEILTAWEAGADLVKVFPIAQVGGPAYIRAIQGPLPHIPLVPTGGVNLQNAGEFIKAGAAAIAAGGELVDKKAVAEKKYSVIVENAQKFLAEVKKARGLG
- a CDS encoding tripartite tricarboxylate transporter substrate binding protein encodes the protein MEKNRWKLYVFILIMAMSFIYVPFLSAIEKPKNYPERAIEFVVGYGAGGGSDLLARAITAEAKKILKVSLPIINKPGAGGVVALEYIQNQPADGYTVWAGSTTVLLTGGLVGMTKYQYTDFSPVIRAQHDVMLMVVPSGSRFKNIQDVITDAKTRPGQQTWGVVGTAQGYQAYIADSFASIVGITPKIVPFDSAGRQQASILGGHIDVMLDEPATVIGLAEGKKVRPLLSFSKDRIRPFPNLPTIGEMGARDFPGIYRGIVVKKGTPPEIVRYLAEVFTAAYKSPGYQKYEAESFLDLRKGFMGPEEFEAFFKEDAEEVTKFLKRTGVYQIRK
- a CDS encoding tripartite tricarboxylate transporter TctB family protein — translated: MSNIVSALVIIGISLFFYYLTTHFPIVKGYQQMGDAFWPQLVLLVLIGLSAILIFQFLLKGKKKGSIKKASPEETLDRPALLKTMGVMLLYVLCIPYLGFLVSTFLALILFSYLMGDRKKSRMVYFSLGMTIATYLVFGLLIYTAMPRGVWIFKSLSNLLY
- a CDS encoding tripartite tricarboxylate transporter permease, producing the protein MLDLFLYGFQNVLMPVNILAMMVGMVIGLLIGILPGLGGTMAVALIIPFTFNMEPITGILILISLYCTSTYAGSITAILFKIPGEAPAIMTILDGHEMAKRGQAGKALGIAIFASTLGGIFSTICLAAVSLPLSTIALEFGDAEYFALAVMGLSVCSGIGGKSVLKNVIGAAMGLFLATFGTSPISGTHRFTFGYSGLLMGITFIPAVIGLFAISEVFEQVEKGLKEGRREGYKKQEKVRIGMPSWDEIKYLKWNFLRSALIGTIIGILPGVGATTAAFFGYSEAVRWSKHPEKFGTGIIEGIAAPETANNAATGGAMVPLLTLGIPGSSVTAVMIGAFLIHGLRPGPMMMIQQPKLVYSIFAGYFFSNLLIILAGIIGIKFVIKLMDFPYHKIGPAILLFAVIGSYAINNSMSDVYVTLAFGFIGYVMKKYGFGLAPLILGMILGDLAEVSLRRAMLLSNFDPSVLITRPISAGLIIFAIVSLCYPLIQKYIFKSRGKEKLAAS